A single region of the Syngnathus acus chromosome 6, fSynAcu1.2, whole genome shotgun sequence genome encodes:
- the nr2c1 gene encoding nuclear receptor subfamily 2 group C member 1, which translates to MDGHAQRIQLVSADSNMSTGHRLQIVTDPQSGQKIQIVTALEPGSPGKQQFILASAEYSPGGKVILAKREGSPNKVIVAAPDSSGLNQLLFASPDLQFVTEGSEQSVAKPVVEYCVVCGDKASGRHYGAVSCEGCKGFFKRSIRKNLVYTCRGSGECAINKIHRNRCQYCRLQRCVAVGMKQDSVQCERKPVDVPGREKSVNCAASTEKIYIRKNLCSPLAATPTFVSDKETSRSTHLLESSMLLNIQQSFPKLENTFLIPASPEKHDDPSQSDLGTLANVVTSLAHLNEAGGGSETLAADTLSNGDGSIADQREDEQSDITRAFDTLAKVLHAGAGEPSPATDLRAAMQLMSGDQSGPVLEVEGSLLSDSHIPFKLMMPVPVPEYLNVNYICESASRLLFLSMHWARSIPAFQALGAQEDNDINLMKACWNELFALGLAQCSNVMNVGTILSAIIGHLQTGLQEEKLSQDRVKLVMEHIWRLQEFCNSMSKLSPDAYEYAFLKAIVLFSPDHPGIDNTLQIERFQQKAYMELQDYVTRTYPEDSYRLSKLLLRLPALRLISAAVTEELFFAGLIGNVQIDSIIPYILKMDSTDYNSQSLPGV; encoded by the exons ATGGATGGGCACGCTCAGAGGATCCAGCTGGTGTCAGCTGACAGCAACATGTCCACGGGACACCGACTGCAG ATTGTGACGGATCCGCAGAGCGGGCAGAAGATCCAGATCGTCACCGCCCTGGAGCCGGGCTCTCCCGGTAAGCAGCAGTTCATCCTGGCCAGCGCCGAGTATTCGCCCGGCGGGAAGGTGATACTGGCCAAGAGGGAGGGCTCGCCCAACAAGGTCATCGTGGCGGCGCCGGACAGCTCCGGGCTCAACCAGCTGCTCTTCGCCTCTCCGGATCTCCAG TTTGTAACGGAGGGCTCGGAGCAGTCCGTCGCCAAGCCCGTGGTGGAGTACTGCGTGGTGTGCGGCGACAAGGCCTCAG GGCGCCATTACGGAGCCGTCAGCTGCGAGGGCTGCAAGGGCTTCTTCAAGCGCAGCATCCGCAAGAACCTGGTCTACACGTGCAGGGGCTCAGGCGAGTGCGCCATCAACAAGATCCACCGCAACCGCTGCCAGTACTGTCGGCTGCAGCGCTGCGTGGCCGTCGGCATGAAACAGGATT CCGTGCAGTGCGAGCGCAAACCGGTGGACGTGCCCGGCAGGGAGAAGTCTGTCAACTGCGCCGCCTCCACGGAGAAGATCTACATCCGCAAGAACCTGTGCAGCCCGCTGGCTGCCACGCCCACCTTTGTGTCCGACAAGGAGACTTCCAG ATCCACGCATTTGTTGGAGTCAAGCATGTTGCTCAACATCCAACAATCCTTCCCCAAGCTAGAAAACACCTTCTTGATCCCGGCGTCCCCGGAAAAG cACGACGACCCTTCTCAAAGTGACTTGGGCACGCTGGCCAACGTGGTCACCTCCCTAGCCCACCTCAACGAGGCCGGCGGAGGCAGCGAGACGCTCGCCGCCGACACGCTCAGCAACGGCGACGGCTCCATCGCCGACCAGCGGGAAGATGAGCAAAGCGACATCACCCG AGCTTTTGACACGCTGGCCAAAGTCCTGCACGCCGGCGCGGGCGAGCCGTCGCCGGCCACCGACCTGCGGGCCGCCATGCAGCTGATGTCGGGCGACCAGTCGGGCCCCGTGTTGGAAGTGGAGGGCTCGTTGCTCTCTGACAGCCATATTCCCTTCAAG CTCATGATGCCCGTGCCCGTGCCGGAGTACCTCAACGTCAACTACATCTGCGAGTCGGCCTCGCGCCTCCTCTTTCTGTCCATGCACTGGGCGCGCTCCATTCCTGCCTTCCAAGCCTTGGG CGCTCAAGAGGACAACGACATCAACCTGATGAAAGCTTGCTGGAACGAGCTGTTTGCTTTGGGTCTGGCTCAGTGTTCCAACGTCATGAACGTGGGCACCATCTTGAGCGCCATCATCGGCCATCTGCAGACCGGCTTGCAGGAAG AAAAGCTGTCCCAGGACCGCGTGAAGCTGGTGATGGAGCACATCTGGAGGTTGCAGGAGTTCTGCAACAGCATGAGCAAGCTGTCCCCGGACGCTTACGAATACGCCTTCCTCAAAGCCATCGTCCTCTTCAGCCCCG ATCACCCCGGGATAGACAACACTCTGCAGATCGAGAGGTTCCAGCAGAAGGCCTACATGGAGCTGCAGGATTACGTAACGCGGACGTATCCGGAAGACTCCTACCG GTTGTCCAAGCTGCTGCTGCGCCTTCCCGCCCTGCGTCTCATCAGCGCCGCCGTCACCGAGGAGCTCTTCTTCGCCGGGCTCATCGGCAACGTGCAGATCGACAGCATCATCCCTTACATTCTCAAAATGGACTCTACCGACTACAACAGCCAGTCGCTTCCCGGGGTTTGA